In Zingiber officinale cultivar Zhangliang chromosome 6A, Zo_v1.1, whole genome shotgun sequence, a single genomic region encodes these proteins:
- the LOC121998296 gene encoding uncharacterized protein LOC121998296, producing MILVAVVAELLEEYTALVARVLEQLVQGAPFPRRVRFHILRSLPFASPPPPPPPPVATG from the coding sequence ATGATACTGGTGGCGGTCGTAGCGGAGCTGCTCGAGGAGTACACGGCGCTGGTGGCGCGGGTGCTGGAGCAGTTGGTTCAAGGAGCCCCCTTTCCCCGTCGTGTCCGCTTCCACATCCTCCGAAGCCTCCCATTCGCCTCGCCCCCGCCGCCGCCCCCGCCGCCTGTGGCAACAG